The following proteins are encoded in a genomic region of Streptosporangiales bacterium:
- a CDS encoding amidase produces MPDSPLFWSVAELVGAYRSGQVGPVEVTEEALRRIERYDGEVHAYLSVLTDQAREQARDAAWAYRRGEEAPLLGVPVAVKDVFHVAGAVTTCGSELLTDHVATHDSGVVRRLRAAGAVLLGKTNTPEFCQSATTDNRLGPDTANPWDPTRTAGGSSGGSAAAVASGLATVAVGSDGGGSIRIPAAFTGLVGVKPTLGRCADEHGFRTMSDFASPGSLTRTVADARTVVGVLADRVVERARHDGLRVGWCARPGGAPADAEVAACVAQAVRRFDDLGHHVEEVDVPVDGWQRIFAPLVLAEEHRERGHLLDLVPERLTGYERRTLVAGRDLDPAEVSAALSGLPVFRARIAETFASVDVLACPAVAVPAFPLGDRPRSVGGQCVSRLWGAFPYTSPFNVAGTPALTVPCGLVGGLPVGIQLVGASGRDAMLLDVAEELEEALAFDRTAMTTRWQRMVLREPA; encoded by the coding sequence ATGCCTGACTCGCCGCTGTTCTGGTCCGTCGCCGAGTTGGTCGGCGCGTACCGGTCGGGTCAGGTCGGACCTGTCGAGGTCACCGAGGAGGCGTTGCGCAGGATCGAGCGGTACGACGGTGAGGTCCACGCGTACCTCTCGGTCCTGACGGACCAGGCACGGGAGCAGGCGCGCGACGCGGCGTGGGCGTACCGGCGAGGTGAGGAGGCGCCGCTGCTCGGCGTGCCGGTGGCAGTGAAGGACGTCTTCCATGTGGCCGGCGCGGTCACCACCTGCGGGTCCGAGCTGCTGACCGACCACGTCGCGACGCACGACTCCGGTGTGGTGCGGCGGCTGCGCGCCGCGGGTGCGGTGCTCCTCGGCAAGACGAACACGCCCGAGTTCTGCCAGTCGGCGACCACGGACAACCGGCTCGGGCCCGACACCGCCAACCCGTGGGACCCGACCCGTACGGCCGGCGGGTCGAGCGGTGGTTCGGCGGCCGCGGTCGCGAGCGGCCTGGCGACCGTGGCCGTGGGGTCGGACGGCGGCGGCTCGATCCGCATCCCCGCGGCGTTCACCGGACTCGTCGGCGTGAAGCCCACCCTCGGCCGGTGCGCCGACGAGCACGGGTTCCGCACGATGAGCGACTTCGCGAGCCCCGGATCGCTGACCCGTACGGTGGCGGACGCGCGGACCGTCGTCGGCGTCCTCGCCGACCGGGTCGTCGAGCGCGCGCGACACGACGGCCTGCGAGTCGGCTGGTGCGCGCGGCCCGGTGGTGCGCCGGCCGACGCCGAGGTCGCGGCCTGCGTCGCGCAGGCCGTGCGGCGGTTCGACGACCTCGGCCACCACGTCGAGGAGGTCGACGTGCCCGTGGACGGGTGGCAGCGGATCTTCGCGCCGCTCGTCCTCGCGGAGGAGCACCGCGAGCGCGGTCACCTGCTCGACCTCGTGCCCGAGCGGCTGACCGGGTACGAGCGGAGGACCCTCGTCGCGGGCCGCGACCTCGATCCCGCCGAGGTCTCCGCGGCGCTCTCCGGACTGCCGGTGTTCCGCGCGCGGATCGCGGAGACGTTCGCCTCGGTCGATGTGCTCGCGTGCCCGGCCGTCGCGGTGCCGGCGTTCCCGCTCGGCGACCGGCCGCGTAGCGTCGGTGGGCAGTGCGTGAGCCGACTGTGGGGCGCGTTCCCCTACACCTCGCCGTTCAACGTAGCGGGCACGCCGGCGCTGACCGTGCCGTGCGGTCTCGTCGGTGGACTGCCGGTGGGCATCCAGCTGGTCGGAGCGAGTGGGAGGGACGCGATGCTGCTCGACGTCGCGGAGGAGCTGGAGGAGGCGCTCGCCTTCGACCGCACGGCGATGACCACACGCTGGCAGCGGATGGTCCTGCGGGAGCCGGCGTGA
- a CDS encoding SDR family oxidoreductase, producing the protein MAGKVALVTAAAGAGIGAAVARRLAADGMDVVVTDAHERRCGELARALEDEFGRPFLARTLDVTDYDAVGHVVDDVVAEKGTVDVLVNNAGWSRIEPVAEMSVETWRRCLDVDLSGTFHCMRHVLPVMVERGSGAIVNVSSIAAWESSEEHGAAYSAAKAGVLALTRVAAAENGRHGVRVNAVAPGLIYNEFLRRVYPDSFFSGYAENRSRVGRVGEPADVAALVSFLAGDDSGYVTGEVYGISGGVAPHA; encoded by the coding sequence ATGGCCGGGAAGGTCGCGCTGGTGACCGCGGCGGCAGGTGCCGGGATCGGCGCCGCGGTGGCGCGCCGGCTCGCCGCCGACGGCATGGACGTCGTCGTCACCGATGCGCACGAGCGCCGGTGCGGTGAGCTGGCGCGGGCACTCGAGGACGAGTTCGGCCGGCCGTTCCTCGCCAGGACGCTCGACGTGACCGACTACGACGCGGTCGGTCATGTGGTCGACGACGTGGTGGCCGAGAAGGGGACCGTCGACGTCCTGGTCAACAACGCGGGGTGGAGCAGGATCGAGCCGGTCGCCGAGATGTCGGTCGAGACCTGGCGCCGGTGCCTCGATGTCGACCTGAGCGGCACGTTCCACTGCATGCGGCACGTGCTGCCGGTCATGGTGGAGCGCGGGTCAGGGGCGATCGTGAACGTCTCCTCGATCGCGGCCTGGGAGAGCAGCGAGGAGCACGGCGCCGCGTACTCGGCGGCGAAGGCGGGCGTGCTCGCCCTCACCCGGGTGGCGGCCGCCGAGAACGGCCGACACGGCGTCCGGGTCAACGCCGTCGCGCCAGGGCTGATCTACAACGAGTTCCTCCGCCGGGTCTACCCCGACAGCTTCTTCAGCGGCTATGCGGAGAACCGGTCGCGCGTCGGCCGGGTGGGTGAGCCGGCGGACGTCGCCGCGCTCGTCTCGTTCCTCGCCGGGGACGACTCCGGTTACGTCACCGGCGAGGTCTACGGCATCAGCGGGGGCGTGGCACCGCATGCCTGA
- a CDS encoding LLM class flavin-dependent oxidoreductase — protein MNRWGLSMGVSPREPLGNVSEIAADAERHGYEALWYIDFQLGMKDVYTAMTLAALATTRTHIGPAVTNLATRHPTVTANAMTALDELTGGRAMLGLGAGWSATYGAGMPPSKLGDLRQGIDELRTLFTGDEVDLYGTRVQLRTARRQLPIYVAVSQPGMLRLAGEKADGAILMGAADPEVCAWQLDHLREGLERAGRPRSAVTVDLLVTMSVDDGEAKALDDVRAWATSQAATMHVWKHLPPSWEAFRPQFAAAAKAYHLVDHLSLHADHREIVSDDFVRTVAIAGDTATCVRRLRDLVALDVDRITFALLSGGRRRRLAHIAEHVIPALGGGA, from the coding sequence GTGAACCGCTGGGGTCTCTCGATGGGCGTGAGCCCGCGCGAGCCGCTGGGCAACGTGTCGGAGATCGCCGCCGACGCGGAACGGCACGGGTACGAGGCGCTGTGGTACATCGACTTCCAGCTGGGCATGAAGGACGTCTACACGGCGATGACACTGGCGGCGCTCGCGACGACGAGGACGCACATCGGCCCCGCCGTCACGAACCTGGCGACCAGGCACCCGACCGTCACCGCGAACGCGATGACGGCGCTCGACGAGCTCACCGGCGGCCGGGCGATGCTCGGCCTCGGCGCCGGATGGTCCGCGACGTACGGCGCCGGCATGCCGCCGTCCAAGCTCGGCGACCTGCGGCAGGGCATCGACGAGCTCCGCACCCTGTTCACCGGTGACGAGGTCGACCTGTACGGCACGCGCGTCCAGCTGCGGACGGCGCGGCGGCAGTTGCCGATCTACGTCGCCGTCTCGCAGCCTGGCATGCTCCGGCTCGCGGGAGAGAAGGCCGACGGCGCGATCCTGATGGGCGCCGCCGACCCCGAGGTCTGTGCCTGGCAGCTCGACCACCTGCGCGAAGGACTGGAACGGGCGGGACGTCCGCGATCCGCCGTCACCGTCGACCTGCTCGTCACGATGAGCGTGGACGACGGCGAGGCGAAGGCGCTCGACGACGTCCGCGCATGGGCGACGAGCCAGGCCGCGACGATGCACGTGTGGAAGCACCTGCCACCGTCGTGGGAGGCGTTCCGGCCGCAGTTCGCCGCGGCGGCAAAGGCGTACCACCTGGTCGACCACCTCTCGCTGCACGCCGACCACAGGGAGATCGTGAGCGACGACTTCGTGCGCACGGTCGCGATCGCGGGCGACACCGCGACCTGCGTACGGCGCCTGCGCGACCTGGTGGCGCTCGACGTCGACCGGATCACGTTCGCGCTGCTGTCCGGTGGACGCCGGCGCCGGCTGGCGCACATCGCGGAACACGTCATCCCGGCGCTGGGAGGTGGTGCCTGA
- a CDS encoding alpha/beta fold hydrolase, which produces MRLGDIDVAYADHGSGPPVVLVHGLAEDRGSWPQAQRELPGRRTVAYDLRGHGETGLGAADGTLTQLGGDLVALLEGLTGPAACVGFSLGGTVVLRAAVDRPDLVTRAVVLGTSSVVGRAAVGFYEQRIALVQSGNAGAVRAALHDDTAAAVVQADAETVDAVVDQRVAAVGGGAGYVNAARAMAGLRESPLTPELGRVRCHVDVIGADGDAFCPRKAADILLDSLPDAGYHEVAGAGHLMNVDRPESVTELLRRLLDLREAS; this is translated from the coding sequence ATGAGGCTCGGAGACATCGACGTCGCGTACGCCGATCACGGCAGCGGACCCCCGGTCGTCCTGGTGCACGGGCTCGCCGAGGACCGGGGCAGCTGGCCGCAGGCGCAGCGGGAGCTGCCAGGACGCCGCACGGTCGCGTACGACCTGCGCGGGCACGGCGAGACGGGGCTCGGTGCCGCGGACGGCACGCTCACGCAGCTCGGCGGCGACCTCGTGGCACTCCTGGAGGGCCTGACGGGTCCCGCTGCCTGCGTCGGGTTCTCCCTCGGCGGCACGGTCGTGCTGCGGGCCGCCGTCGACCGTCCCGACCTGGTGACACGCGCCGTCGTGCTGGGCACGTCGTCGGTCGTGGGCCGCGCGGCGGTCGGGTTCTACGAGCAGCGGATCGCCCTCGTCCAGAGCGGCAACGCCGGCGCCGTGCGCGCCGCGCTGCACGACGACACCGCGGCCGCCGTCGTGCAGGCGGACGCGGAGACCGTCGACGCGGTGGTCGACCAGCGGGTCGCGGCCGTCGGCGGCGGCGCCGGCTACGTCAACGCCGCGCGCGCCATGGCCGGGCTGCGCGAGTCACCGCTCACTCCCGAGCTGGGGCGGGTGCGGTGCCACGTCGACGTGATCGGTGCCGACGGCGACGCGTTCTGTCCGAGGAAGGCGGCCGACATCCTGCTCGACTCCCTGCCGGACGCGGGCTACCACGAGGTCGCGGGTGCCGGGCACCTGATGAACGTCGACCGTCCCGAGAGCGTCACCGAGCTGCTGCGGCGGTTGCTCGACCTGAGGGAGGCGTCGTGA
- a CDS encoding AMP-binding protein: MRGMAPPARPRTNLRRAHATEYVRRGWWSDVSVLDRYAETVRRRPGHLAVADAAGRRLTHEALWAASGALADGLAAAGTDARDVVLIHLPNVAEWQVAYLACLRLGAVPATLPVTTDEDTLASIVERVRPRTVVSLDGVRTVRHTDGPARPVPAGVDHVMFTSSTTGRPKAVAHSERTLGAVNAAFTERFGLGEADPIFMPSPLGHSVGAWHGSRLALWNGAPLVLQDRWDPQVATGLLAGHGCTFTAAATPFLTDLVHAGAHPFGALRTFLCGGAPVPPSLVTAAETASPGTLFSVLWGMTEGGVTTCTQASPADKRASTAGLPLPGLELRVLTADGVGATGEEGELVMRGPGVCVGYAGQEDLFEEQLTDDGFFRTGDLAVLDADGYVRVTGRLKDLVIRGGVNVSPLPTEDALAAHPHVRSVAVIGVPDERLGERIGAVVVTDGASLELDEVCRWLADRGLPKRQWPERLFSVDAMPRTAAGKIRKNVLRETLAGGGA; the protein is encoded by the coding sequence ATGCGGGGCATGGCACCACCCGCACGGCCGCGAACGAACCTGCGACGTGCGCACGCCACCGAGTACGTCCGGCGCGGCTGGTGGTCCGACGTGTCGGTGCTCGACCGCTACGCCGAGACGGTGCGACGGCGTCCCGGGCACCTCGCCGTGGCCGACGCCGCGGGACGCCGGCTCACCCACGAGGCGCTCTGGGCGGCGAGCGGCGCGCTGGCGGACGGGCTCGCGGCGGCCGGCACGGACGCGCGCGACGTGGTGCTGATCCACCTGCCCAACGTCGCGGAGTGGCAGGTCGCCTACCTCGCCTGCCTGCGCCTGGGTGCCGTGCCGGCCACGCTGCCGGTCACCACCGACGAGGACACGCTCGCGTCCATCGTCGAGCGCGTCCGCCCGCGCACGGTCGTGAGCCTGGACGGCGTCCGTACGGTCCGCCACACGGACGGTCCGGCCCGGCCCGTTCCGGCCGGCGTCGACCACGTCATGTTCACGTCCAGCACGACCGGACGCCCCAAGGCCGTCGCCCACTCCGAGCGGACGCTCGGCGCGGTCAACGCCGCGTTCACCGAGCGGTTCGGGCTCGGGGAGGCCGACCCGATCTTCATGCCGTCGCCGCTGGGGCACAGCGTCGGCGCATGGCACGGCTCGCGCCTGGCGTTGTGGAACGGCGCCCCGCTGGTGCTGCAGGACCGGTGGGACCCGCAGGTCGCGACGGGGCTGCTCGCCGGGCACGGGTGCACGTTCACGGCGGCGGCGACGCCGTTCCTCACCGACCTCGTCCACGCCGGCGCGCACCCGTTCGGCGCGCTGCGGACCTTCCTGTGCGGTGGCGCGCCGGTGCCGCCGTCACTGGTCACGGCCGCGGAGACGGCATCGCCGGGCACGCTGTTCTCCGTCCTGTGGGGCATGACCGAGGGTGGCGTGACGACCTGCACCCAGGCGAGCCCGGCCGACAAGCGCGCCTCGACCGCGGGGCTGCCGCTGCCCGGCCTCGAGCTGCGGGTGCTGACCGCGGACGGCGTCGGCGCGACGGGCGAGGAGGGCGAGCTGGTCATGCGCGGTCCCGGCGTCTGCGTCGGGTACGCGGGCCAGGAGGACCTGTTCGAGGAGCAGCTCACCGACGACGGGTTCTTCCGCACGGGTGACCTCGCCGTACTCGACGCCGACGGCTACGTGCGCGTGACCGGTCGGCTGAAGGACCTCGTCATCCGCGGCGGCGTGAACGTCTCGCCGCTGCCCACCGAGGACGCGCTCGCCGCGCACCCGCACGTGAGGAGCGTGGCGGTGATCGGCGTCCCCGACGAGCGGCTCGGTGAGCGGATCGGCGCGGTCGTCGTGACCGACGGCGCGTCGCTGGAGCTCGACGAGGTCTGCCGGTGGCTCGCGGACCGCGGCCTGCCCAAGCGACAGTGGCCCGAGCGGTTGTTCTCCGTCGACGCGATGCCGAGGACCGCGGCGGGCAAGATCAGGAAGAACGTGCTGCGCGAGACGCTGGCGGGAGGAGGCGCATGA
- a CDS encoding TetR family transcriptional regulator translates to MPAVPTTPKGLRTREQILAASRRVFARSGFVNARMSDVAAEAGLSLGGLYRYFTNKESVFAELIADVHDELYRASSAPDHDFATDPRSALFAANRGYLQHYYDNRDVMRAFIESSTVEPRFRTIWWQMRDRHVDRFLHVLTTAYPDHELEQTDARLAAEAMACLVEHSAYVWFAHDEMRDDKVDVDDAATTVTQAWHRTFFGTAPR, encoded by the coding sequence GTGCCGGCCGTTCCCACGACCCCCAAGGGTCTCAGGACCCGCGAGCAGATCCTCGCCGCCTCGCGCCGGGTCTTCGCCAGGTCGGGATTCGTCAACGCGCGGATGAGCGACGTCGCCGCCGAGGCCGGCCTGTCGCTCGGCGGGCTCTACCGCTACTTCACCAACAAGGAGAGCGTCTTCGCCGAGCTCATCGCCGACGTCCACGACGAGCTGTACCGGGCCAGCAGCGCACCCGACCACGACTTCGCCACCGATCCGCGCAGCGCGCTGTTCGCCGCCAACCGCGGCTACCTCCAGCACTACTACGACAACCGCGACGTCATGCGTGCCTTCATCGAGTCGTCCACCGTCGAACCGCGCTTCCGCACGATCTGGTGGCAGATGCGTGATCGGCACGTCGACCGGTTCCTGCACGTCCTGACCACGGCCTACCCCGACCACGAGCTCGAGCAGACCGACGCCAGGCTGGCCGCCGAGGCGATGGCCTGCCTGGTCGAGCACTCGGCGTACGTCTGGTTCGCCCACGACGAGATGCGCGACGACAAGGTCGACGTCGACGACGCCGCGACCACCGTCACGCAGGCCTGGCACCGCACCTTCTTCGGCACCGCACCGCGCTGA